A genome region from Chlorobaculum tepidum TLS includes the following:
- the rplU gene encoding 50S ribosomal protein L21 produces the protein MQALIEISDKQYLVKAGDKIFVPKQKAAAGDVIEVKTLMQVNQADSALKAGTATIKVLEHVRDETIIVFRKKRRKRFQKRNGHRQHMTQVEVLSL, from the coding sequence ATGCAGGCGCTGATCGAGATTTCCGACAAACAGTATCTGGTAAAAGCGGGCGACAAGATTTTTGTTCCCAAGCAGAAGGCCGCCGCGGGCGACGTTATCGAAGTGAAGACTCTCATGCAGGTCAATCAGGCGGATTCGGCCCTGAAAGCAGGCACCGCAACGATCAAAGTTCTTGAACACGTCAGGGACGAGACCATCATCGTCTTCCGCAAAAAACGCCGCAAACGTTTCCAGAAACGCAATGGACACCGCCAGCACATGACCCAGGTCGAAGTGCTGTCACTCTGA
- the mutS gene encoding DNA mismatch repair protein MutS produces the protein MAKSAQGRTKEPTPMMRQYLEVKERYPGYLLLFRVGDFYETFLDDAVTVSSALNIVLTRRSNGGAGEIPLAGFPHHASEGYIAKLVTKGFKVAVCDQVEDPALAKGIVKREITDIVTPGITYSDKILDDRHNNYLCAVAPVKRGREHMAGVAFVDVTTAEFRMTELPLGELKDFLQSLRPSEILISSRDKELRESLAKSLFSGALFTTLDEWMFTEEQAARVLENHFKTHSLKGFGIEGYEAGRIAAGVILQYLEEAKQGSLKYLVRIGLVESGETMTLDIQTCRNLEIISSMQDGSLNGSLLEVIDRTKNPMGARLLRRWLLHPLRKLEPVVRRHDAVGELLDAPEMREGIRGMLGGIIDLERALARIATSRAMPREVRQLGSSLAMIPQLKSLLEGSKSLRLRELALRLDPLPELAETIEKALDAEASGTLRDGGYIRAGYHAELDELRAISSGARDRLLEIQQQERQRTSISTLKVQYNKVFGYYIEVSRANSDKVPEYYEKKQTLVNAERYTIPALKEYEEKILTAEEKSQLLEHQLFQELCAMIAEQAASIQTTAAALAELDCLACFASCADEFGYCRPVMNEGTELSIRAGRHPVLERILGADEPYVANDCQVGSEQQLLIITGPNMAGKSSYLRQVGLVVLLAQVGCFVPAESAEIGLVDRIFTRVGASDNLTSGESTFLVEMNEAASILNNATERSLLLLDEIGRGTSTFDGMSIAWSMCEYIHDQLRSRTLFATHYHELAELESRFERIVNFNATVVETADTVIFLRKIVRGASDNSYGIEVAKMAGMPPEVIERAREILAGMERREVEVPVQRQALPLRVESRQISLFEEEESRLRKALSGIDINRLTPLDALMELKRLQEIALGKGA, from the coding sequence ATGGCAAAAAGCGCTCAGGGCCGCACAAAAGAACCGACACCGATGATGCGCCAGTATCTCGAGGTCAAGGAGCGTTATCCTGGCTATCTGCTGCTATTCCGCGTGGGGGATTTCTACGAAACGTTTCTTGACGACGCCGTTACGGTCTCCTCGGCTCTGAATATCGTCTTGACCCGGCGCTCGAATGGCGGGGCTGGCGAGATTCCGCTGGCCGGGTTCCCGCATCACGCCAGCGAGGGGTACATCGCCAAGTTGGTGACGAAGGGGTTCAAGGTGGCCGTGTGCGACCAGGTGGAAGACCCGGCGCTGGCCAAGGGGATCGTCAAACGCGAGATCACCGACATCGTCACGCCGGGCATCACCTATAGCGACAAGATTCTCGACGACCGGCACAACAACTATCTTTGTGCCGTTGCGCCGGTGAAGCGCGGGCGCGAGCACATGGCGGGCGTGGCATTTGTGGACGTGACCACTGCCGAGTTTCGCATGACAGAACTGCCGCTTGGCGAGCTGAAGGATTTTCTCCAGTCGCTTCGCCCGTCGGAGATTCTGATCTCTTCGCGTGACAAGGAGCTTCGCGAATCCCTCGCCAAAAGTCTTTTCAGCGGCGCGCTCTTCACGACGCTCGACGAGTGGATGTTTACCGAAGAACAGGCGGCGAGGGTGCTGGAAAACCATTTCAAGACTCATTCGCTCAAGGGTTTCGGCATCGAAGGGTACGAGGCCGGACGGATCGCAGCGGGCGTTATTCTCCAGTACCTCGAAGAGGCGAAGCAGGGGAGCCTGAAGTACCTCGTGCGGATCGGTCTTGTCGAAAGCGGCGAGACCATGACGCTCGACATCCAGACGTGTCGGAATCTCGAAATCATCTCCTCGATGCAGGATGGTTCGCTGAACGGAAGCCTGCTCGAAGTGATCGACCGGACGAAAAACCCGATGGGGGCGCGGCTGCTCCGGCGCTGGCTCTTGCATCCGCTCCGGAAGCTGGAGCCGGTGGTGCGGCGGCACGACGCGGTTGGGGAGCTGCTCGACGCACCGGAGATGCGTGAGGGAATTCGCGGGATGCTCGGTGGAATCATCGATCTGGAGCGTGCGCTGGCCCGCATCGCTACATCGCGGGCGATGCCGAGGGAGGTGCGCCAGCTCGGCTCGTCGCTCGCGATGATTCCACAGCTCAAATCGCTGCTCGAGGGCAGCAAGTCGCTCCGGTTGCGCGAACTGGCCCTGCGGCTCGATCCGCTGCCGGAGCTGGCCGAAACCATCGAGAAGGCGCTCGATGCCGAGGCAAGCGGCACGTTGCGCGACGGCGGCTACATCCGAGCCGGGTATCACGCGGAGCTGGACGAACTGCGGGCGATCTCGTCCGGGGCGCGTGACCGGCTTCTCGAAATCCAGCAGCAGGAGAGGCAGCGCACCTCGATTTCCACGCTCAAGGTGCAGTACAACAAGGTGTTCGGCTACTACATCGAGGTGAGTCGCGCCAACAGCGACAAGGTTCCAGAGTATTATGAAAAGAAGCAGACGCTGGTCAACGCTGAACGCTACACGATTCCGGCGCTGAAGGAGTATGAGGAGAAAATCCTGACCGCCGAGGAGAAAAGCCAGTTGCTCGAGCACCAGCTCTTTCAAGAGCTGTGTGCGATGATTGCCGAGCAGGCGGCCTCGATCCAGACCACCGCCGCCGCGCTTGCCGAACTCGACTGCCTCGCCTGCTTCGCGAGCTGCGCCGACGAGTTCGGCTACTGCCGTCCGGTGATGAACGAGGGCACGGAGTTGTCGATCAGGGCGGGCCGCCACCCCGTGCTCGAACGCATTCTCGGCGCGGACGAACCGTACGTCGCCAACGACTGCCAGGTCGGTTCTGAACAGCAGTTGCTCATCATCACCGGCCCGAACATGGCCGGTAAAAGCTCGTACCTGCGGCAGGTAGGCCTTGTGGTGTTGCTCGCGCAGGTGGGTTGTTTCGTGCCCGCCGAGTCTGCCGAGATCGGCCTCGTTGACCGCATTTTCACCCGCGTCGGCGCGTCGGATAACCTCACCTCCGGCGAGAGCACCTTCCTTGTCGAGATGAACGAGGCGGCGAGCATCCTCAACAACGCCACCGAGCGCAGCCTGCTGCTGCTCGACGAGATCGGGCGCGGCACCAGCACCTTCGACGGCATGTCCATCGCCTGGTCGATGTGCGAGTACATCCACGACCAGCTTCGCTCCCGCACGCTCTTTGCCACGCACTACCACGAGCTGGCCGAGCTGGAGAGCCGCTTCGAGCGGATCGTCAACTTCAACGCCACGGTGGTCGAGACCGCCGACACGGTGATCTTTCTGCGCAAGATCGTGCGCGGCGCGTCGGACAACAGCTACGGCATCGAGGTGGCCAAAATGGCCGGAATGCCGCCGGAGGTGATCGAGCGGGCGCGGGAGATTCTGGCCGGCATGGAGCGGCGCGAGGTTGAGGTGCCGGTGCAGCGCCAAGCTCTGCCGCTCCGGGTCGAGTCGCGACAGATTTCGCTTTTCGAGGAGGAAGAGAGCCGCCTGCGCAAAGCGCTCTCCGGCATCGACATCAACCGCCTCACGCCGCTTGACGCGCTGATGGAGCTGAAGCGCTTGCAAGAGATCGCGCTCGGCAAAGGAGCGTGA
- a CDS encoding sigma-54 interaction domain-containing protein, which translates to MSRSIEFIGRSAGIVQLRELAMQVADTDVTVLITGETGSGKEVLARFIHDHSRRAGKSMIPVNCGAIPSGILESELFGHEKGAFTGAVQARKGYFESADKGTIFLDEIGEMPLETQVKFLRVIETGQFQRVGASETISADTRIIAATNRNLNQAVAEKHFREDLYYRLKSVELLIPPLRERGSDILMLAEHFVHEFERKHAIAFEGFSQESGELMLRYPWPGNVRELRNLIEALLILERGKKITPDILEKHLVQRSRHKGLVHEPGKSEKNELHLIYSSLIQLRQEIDEIRQMLQQALLYRQPTSPLLLPALPAPPAAQDSTLPSGGNEAPVPLKELEKRAIGEALTKFDGNKRKTALALGINERTLYRKIKEYGL; encoded by the coding sequence ATGAGCCGCAGCATCGAATTCATCGGACGCTCGGCGGGCATCGTCCAGCTCAGGGAGCTGGCCATGCAGGTCGCCGATACTGACGTCACGGTGCTCATCACCGGTGAAACCGGTTCCGGAAAGGAGGTTCTCGCCCGCTTCATCCACGACCACAGCCGCCGGGCGGGCAAAAGCATGATTCCGGTCAACTGCGGAGCAATCCCGTCGGGCATTCTCGAATCTGAGCTGTTCGGCCATGAAAAGGGGGCTTTCACCGGTGCGGTACAGGCAAGAAAGGGATACTTCGAGAGCGCTGACAAAGGCACGATTTTTCTGGATGAAATCGGCGAAATGCCGCTCGAAACGCAGGTCAAGTTCCTGCGCGTCATCGAAACCGGCCAGTTCCAGCGGGTCGGTGCATCGGAAACAATCTCCGCGGACACGAGGATCATCGCGGCCACCAACCGCAACCTCAACCAAGCGGTTGCCGAAAAGCACTTCAGGGAGGATCTTTACTATCGGCTCAAAAGCGTGGAGTTGCTCATTCCGCCGCTGAGAGAACGGGGCAGCGACATCCTCATGCTGGCCGAGCACTTCGTGCACGAGTTCGAGCGCAAGCACGCCATCGCATTCGAGGGATTCAGTCAGGAGTCGGGCGAGCTGATGCTGCGCTACCCGTGGCCGGGCAACGTGCGGGAGTTGCGCAACCTGATCGAAGCGCTGCTCATCCTCGAACGGGGCAAAAAGATCACACCCGATATTCTTGAAAAACATCTGGTGCAGCGCAGCCGTCACAAAGGGCTGGTGCATGAACCCGGCAAATCGGAGAAAAACGAATTGCATCTGATCTACAGTAGCCTCATCCAGCTTCGGCAGGAGATCGATGAAATCCGGCAGATGCTGCAACAGGCACTCCTCTACCGCCAGCCCACCTCGCCACTGCTGCTGCCAGCATTGCCTGCACCGCCCGCCGCGCAGGACTCGACGCTCCCGTCTGGTGGCAATGAAGCGCCCGTGCCGCTCAAAGAGCTGGAAAAGCGCGCCATCGGCGAGGCTCTGACAAAATTCGACGGTAACAAACGAAAAACCGCCCTGGCCCTCGGCATCAATGAGCGGACGCTCTACCGCAAAATCAAGGAGTACGGACTGTAG
- the lnt gene encoding apolipoprotein N-acyltransferase — MNGAYRGALSRLLSKPFFLPLLSGLLLGISFPTWPAVHLEPLAWIALVPLLLSLEHEERFGPFFRKSWMSMLLFCLIALWWVCLATFVGGILTVFVQSLFSVVPLVVFYYFKKRAGFRSALLALPFIWTGWEWAYMQQDFSLGWLTFGNSQANLLWMVQYADVTGVWGVSFWLLTFNVLVLLLFMEKESFQVKVGIVMVMLVMIATPLLYARQVFRNTALDNTSPKVRVALVQPDIDPHEKWDGLGPEETLSRLYSLTGQSVRGERLELIIWPETAIPFYIRLPENKPYMDSVRRMVMRWNTPLLTGFPDEVPVFPNSARGEAVAASGAEYAAYNASMLLHPAGGPVQIYRKMRLVPFGERVPYSEYFPWLERLSFSMSGISSWAKGREATVMHFTSRDGQPVRMANIICYESIFPGQVSTFVRRGAQFLTLVTNDGWYGTSYGPWQHAAIDRLRCIENRRAMARCANTGVTLFYDICGRSYAETPWWQQSVLTADVPLESRITFYTAHPDLVPHVCLGIAGVLALVAAVRKR; from the coding sequence ATGAATGGCGCTTATAGAGGCGCCTTGTCTCGTTTACTTTCGAAACCTTTTTTTCTGCCGCTCCTGAGCGGCCTGCTCCTCGGGATATCCTTTCCGACCTGGCCTGCCGTCCATCTCGAACCTCTTGCATGGATAGCTCTGGTGCCGTTATTGCTTTCACTTGAACACGAAGAACGTTTTGGCCCTTTTTTCAGAAAGAGCTGGATGTCGATGCTTTTGTTCTGTCTTATCGCGCTCTGGTGGGTATGCCTCGCAACCTTTGTTGGCGGCATTCTCACCGTGTTTGTGCAGTCTCTTTTTTCAGTCGTGCCGTTGGTGGTGTTCTACTATTTCAAGAAAAGAGCCGGTTTTCGATCAGCCCTGCTTGCCTTGCCTTTTATATGGACGGGGTGGGAGTGGGCTTACATGCAGCAGGATTTTTCGCTCGGGTGGTTGACCTTCGGCAATTCGCAGGCCAATCTGCTCTGGATGGTACAGTATGCTGATGTGACGGGCGTGTGGGGCGTTAGTTTCTGGCTGTTGACTTTCAATGTGCTTGTGCTGTTGCTTTTCATGGAAAAGGAGTCGTTTCAGGTGAAGGTGGGTATCGTAATGGTCATGCTTGTGATGATTGCTACTCCGCTTCTTTACGCGCGTCAGGTTTTCCGGAATACGGCGTTGGATAATACTTCCCCTAAAGTACGTGTTGCGTTGGTGCAGCCTGATATCGATCCTCACGAAAAATGGGATGGCCTCGGCCCGGAAGAGACCCTGTCACGGCTATACAGCCTGACCGGGCAATCGGTGCGCGGGGAGCGTCTGGAGCTGATCATCTGGCCGGAAACCGCCATACCGTTTTATATCCGCTTGCCGGAAAACAAGCCCTACATGGACTCGGTCAGGCGCATGGTCATGCGCTGGAATACCCCCTTGCTGACCGGATTTCCCGATGAGGTGCCGGTTTTTCCGAACTCTGCGAGGGGCGAGGCTGTGGCTGCTTCCGGGGCGGAGTATGCCGCTTACAATGCCTCCATGCTTCTGCATCCGGCAGGCGGGCCGGTGCAGATTTACCGGAAGATGCGCCTGGTGCCTTTCGGAGAGCGGGTTCCCTATTCGGAATATTTCCCCTGGCTGGAGAGGCTCAGCTTTTCGATGTCAGGAATATCGAGCTGGGCGAAAGGGCGGGAAGCTACGGTCATGCACTTCACGAGCCGTGACGGTCAGCCGGTCAGGATGGCCAACATTATCTGCTATGAATCGATTTTTCCCGGTCAGGTATCGACGTTTGTCAGGCGAGGTGCGCAGTTCTTGACGCTTGTTACCAACGATGGCTGGTATGGTACATCGTATGGCCCGTGGCAACATGCGGCTATCGACAGGCTCCGCTGCATCGAAAACCGCCGTGCTATGGCCCGCTGCGCCAATACTGGCGTGACCCTTTTCTACGATATCTGTGGGCGCAGTTATGCTGAAACGCCCTGGTGGCAACAGTCGGTGCTGACTGCCGATGTGCCGCTTGAAAGCAGGATCACTTTTTACACGGCCCATCCGGATTTGGTGCCCCACGTATGTCTGGGGATTGCAGGTGTGCTGGCGCTGGTGGCGGCGGTGAGAAAGCGGTAG
- a CDS encoding MerR family transcriptional regulator, which translates to MAFESSKSYYSIGEVSRISGIPAYLLRYWEDYFSELAPARDTRGNRRYTNRDIAMVLNIKDLVYEKGYKLNKASQMVKGGKVDHDGADHKTNEILKLQKQLLREQKEYEITGERRRMLLLEIKDEIEDILELLG; encoded by the coding sequence ATGGCCTTTGAATCAAGCAAAAGTTACTATTCGATAGGTGAGGTGAGCCGGATTTCCGGCATTCCCGCTTACCTGCTCCGCTACTGGGAGGACTATTTCAGCGAGCTCGCTCCGGCAAGAGACACTCGCGGGAACCGGCGCTACACCAACCGGGATATTGCCATGGTGCTCAATATCAAGGATCTGGTGTACGAAAAAGGGTACAAGCTGAACAAGGCGAGCCAGATGGTCAAGGGCGGCAAGGTTGATCATGATGGTGCCGATCACAAAACCAACGAGATACTGAAGCTGCAAAAGCAGCTTTTGAGGGAGCAGAAGGAGTACGAGATCACCGGAGAGCGCCGCAGAATGCTGCTGCTTGAAATCAAGGACGAGATTGAGGATATTCTGGAGCTTCTGGGATGA
- the rpmA gene encoding 50S ribosomal protein L27, with translation MAHKKGGGSTKNGRDSNPKYLGVKAAGGSVVNAGTIILRQRGTAIKPGNNAGLGRDHTIFALVDGTVHFRNGRNNKKRVDIIPS, from the coding sequence ATGGCACATAAAAAAGGTGGCGGATCGACCAAAAACGGCCGCGACAGCAATCCGAAATACCTCGGCGTGAAAGCCGCCGGTGGCTCTGTGGTCAACGCAGGCACCATCATTCTCCGTCAGCGCGGCACGGCTATCAAGCCGGGCAACAACGCAGGCCTCGGCAGGGATCACACCATTTTCGCCCTCGTCGATGGCACCGTTCACTTCAGGAATGGCCGCAACAACAAAAAGCGAGTCGATATCATCCCCTCCTGA
- a CDS encoding ABC transporter ATP-binding protein, protein MKNLLALRPYLFRYRKSLAAGIACVIATNFFAVAAPRYLGEAIDLMGKPFEMHEILHKIGLYILFAALSGIMLYLVRQLIIVTSRHIEFDLKNDYYSHLQTLSTSFYDTTGSGELISRGTNDLNAIRDFLGPGIMYSINTLFRLLFAIGAMLAISPLLTLFALLPAPFLSWSVYKRGVSLRFQSKKIQENYASITNLVQENISGIRVVRNYNREEWETSRFEALNQDYYDKNLRLGRIQAGFMAVLTALTALSLIPVIWAGGLGVMNGTMTIGDIAQFVVYVTMLSWPIISIGWVTNIIQKAAAAQGRLDEIFNTKPDIVEPASRQTSETKKPLKGELAFEHVSFAYPSQPEREVLRDISFTVEPGTKVAIVGATGSGKSTLVNLIPRLYDPTSGRITIAGQDIKSLSLGVIRRTIGFVPQSNFLFSDTIRNNIDFGSNGGGIDVIEASRIAMLHDDVEDFPDGFDTMLGEKGINLSGGQKQRACIARALRWHPSILVLDDALSAVDTATEASIFDGLLKKLPETTIVLISHRISTVRNCDRIIVLHDGAIAESGTHEELLQNGRYYADLYMQQMLEEEISALS, encoded by the coding sequence ATGAAAAATCTGCTGGCCCTGCGCCCATATCTCTTCCGCTACCGGAAATCGCTTGCCGCGGGCATCGCGTGCGTCATCGCCACCAACTTTTTCGCCGTCGCCGCACCGCGTTATCTCGGCGAGGCGATCGACCTCATGGGCAAGCCGTTCGAGATGCACGAAATCCTGCACAAGATCGGCCTCTACATTCTGTTCGCCGCCCTCAGCGGCATCATGCTCTACCTTGTTCGCCAGCTCATCATCGTCACATCCCGGCATATCGAGTTCGACCTGAAAAACGACTACTACTCGCACCTGCAAACCCTCTCCACCTCGTTTTACGACACCACCGGATCGGGCGAACTGATTTCACGCGGCACCAACGACCTGAACGCCATCCGCGACTTTCTCGGGCCGGGCATCATGTACTCGATCAATACGCTTTTCCGGCTGCTCTTTGCCATCGGCGCGATGCTTGCCATCTCCCCGCTCCTCACACTTTTCGCACTGCTTCCTGCGCCATTTCTAAGCTGGTCGGTTTACAAAAGAGGAGTGTCGCTCCGGTTTCAGTCGAAAAAAATCCAGGAGAACTACGCCTCCATCACCAACCTTGTGCAGGAGAACATCTCCGGCATCAGGGTGGTCAGGAACTACAATCGCGAGGAGTGGGAAACCAGCCGGTTCGAGGCGCTGAACCAGGACTATTACGACAAGAACCTGCGGCTCGGCAGAATCCAGGCGGGCTTCATGGCGGTGCTGACCGCGCTGACCGCGCTCTCGCTGATTCCGGTCATCTGGGCGGGCGGCCTCGGCGTGATGAACGGCACAATGACCATCGGCGACATCGCCCAGTTCGTGGTTTACGTAACGATGCTGAGCTGGCCGATCATCTCGATCGGCTGGGTGACAAATATCATCCAGAAAGCGGCAGCAGCGCAGGGGCGGCTGGATGAGATTTTTAATACGAAGCCGGATATCGTCGAACCGGCATCCAGGCAAACGAGCGAGACAAAGAAGCCGCTCAAAGGCGAGCTGGCGTTCGAGCATGTCAGCTTCGCCTATCCCTCGCAGCCCGAGCGCGAAGTGCTGCGCGACATCTCGTTCACCGTCGAACCGGGCACGAAAGTGGCCATCGTCGGCGCGACCGGCTCCGGAAAATCGACGCTCGTCAACCTTATTCCGCGCCTGTACGACCCGACGAGCGGGCGCATCACCATCGCCGGGCAGGATATAAAATCCCTGTCGCTCGGCGTGATCCGGCGCACCATCGGCTTCGTGCCGCAGTCGAACTTCCTCTTTTCGGACACGATCCGCAACAATATTGATTTCGGCAGCAACGGCGGCGGTATCGACGTGATTGAGGCGAGCCGCATCGCCATGCTGCACGACGACGTCGAGGATTTTCCGGACGGCTTCGACACCATGCTCGGCGAAAAGGGAATCAACCTGTCGGGCGGCCAGAAGCAGCGGGCCTGCATCGCGCGGGCGCTCCGGTGGCACCCGTCGATTCTCGTGCTCGACGACGCGCTCTCGGCAGTCGATACTGCCACTGAGGCCAGCATCTTTGACGGCTTGCTCAAGAAGCTGCCTGAAACCACCATCGTGCTCATCAGCCACCGCATATCGACAGTCCGGAACTGCGATCGCATCATCGTGCTGCACGACGGCGCCATCGCCGAAAGCGGCACCCATGAAGAGCTGCTCCAGAACGGCCGCTACTACGCGGACCTCTACATGCAGCAGATGCTCGAAGAAGAGATCAGCGCACTGAGCTGA
- a CDS encoding B12-binding domain-containing radical SAM protein has protein sequence MSERRPLSVLLVFVQASSGVDGAASLESTPKSGLALLKDRAMSAVIKRAQFAIPPLSLMILSSVEVLGVRQEICDLRFDKLPLDRSWDLVGISVQTGAVKPAVEVASLFRERGVPVVLGGPYVSIFPERCREHGDVLVIGEADDLWREVLEDLRRGALKPEYRQGAFPDLSAPRPVDKSALQINRYFTTNVVQTTRGCPYSCDFCSVHVMNGHKLRHRPVGEVVREVEAFLREDKRIFFFLDDTINADEAYALELFSKLIPFNIKWVGQATTLLGENPKLLDIFSRSGCGALLVGIESLADESNRAHHKFHNPAERQVRCIQEIRKAGICVYGSFIYGLDGDTLAMPERIDAFIDEAGVDVPGINLLRPIPGTGVFDRLAAEGRLLHPSHDHDAFRFSWGQEMLYYPKQMSLDQFIPSYTELTSKVFTPRRAIKRAMRAPTLRSAVLMFNMLYVHMYGLSRKDLRRQLAELSSVR, from the coding sequence ATGAGCGAACGTCGTCCTCTCTCGGTTCTTCTCGTTTTCGTGCAGGCCTCCAGCGGCGTGGACGGCGCGGCTTCGCTCGAAAGCACGCCCAAATCCGGCCTCGCCCTCCTGAAAGATCGCGCCATGAGCGCTGTCATCAAGCGGGCGCAGTTCGCCATCCCGCCGCTCTCGCTCATGATTCTCAGTTCGGTCGAAGTCCTCGGCGTCCGGCAGGAGATTTGCGACCTTCGTTTCGACAAGCTGCCGCTCGACAGGTCGTGGGATCTGGTCGGCATCAGCGTCCAGACCGGCGCGGTCAAACCGGCCGTCGAGGTGGCATCGCTGTTTCGCGAGCGCGGCGTACCGGTGGTGCTGGGCGGGCCGTACGTCTCGATTTTTCCGGAACGCTGCCGCGAGCACGGCGATGTGCTTGTGATCGGCGAGGCCGACGATTTGTGGCGCGAAGTGCTCGAAGATTTGCGTCGCGGTGCGCTCAAGCCGGAGTACCGGCAGGGGGCATTTCCCGACCTTTCCGCGCCGCGCCCGGTCGATAAATCCGCGCTTCAGATCAACCGCTACTTCACGACCAACGTCGTGCAGACCACGCGCGGTTGCCCCTACAGTTGCGATTTCTGTAGCGTGCACGTGATGAACGGCCACAAGCTGCGGCACCGTCCGGTTGGTGAAGTGGTGCGCGAGGTGGAGGCATTCCTGCGCGAGGACAAGCGCATCTTCTTCTTTCTCGACGACACGATCAACGCCGACGAAGCCTACGCCTTGGAGCTGTTCTCGAAGCTGATTCCGTTCAACATCAAGTGGGTCGGGCAGGCCACCACGCTGCTTGGCGAGAATCCGAAGCTGCTTGACATTTTCTCCCGCTCCGGCTGCGGGGCGCTGCTGGTCGGCATCGAGAGCCTTGCCGACGAAAGTAACCGGGCGCATCACAAATTTCATAACCCTGCCGAGCGTCAGGTGCGCTGTATCCAGGAGATTCGCAAGGCAGGCATCTGCGTCTATGGGAGTTTCATCTACGGCCTCGACGGCGACACGCTCGCCATGCCGGAGCGGATCGATGCATTCATCGATGAGGCGGGTGTTGACGTGCCGGGCATCAACCTGTTGCGCCCGATTCCGGGCACCGGCGTGTTCGACCGCCTCGCTGCCGAGGGACGGCTTCTGCACCCCAGCCACGACCACGACGCCTTCCGCTTTTCGTGGGGGCAGGAGATGCTCTACTATCCAAAGCAGATGAGCCTCGACCAGTTCATCCCGAGCTACACCGAGCTCACCTCGAAAGTTTTTACTCCGCGCCGAGCTATCAAACGGGCAATGCGCGCACCCACGCTCCGCTCGGCAGTGCTGATGTTCAACATGCTCTACGTGCACATGTACGGGTTGTCGAGGAAAGACTTGCGGCGGCAGCTCGCGGAACTCAGCTCAGTGCGCTGA
- a CDS encoding bacteriochlorophyll a protein, producing the protein MALFGSNDVTTAHSDYEIVLEGGSSSWGKVKARAKVNAPPASPLLPADCDVKLNVKPLDPAKGFVRISAVFESIVDSTKNKLTIEADIANETKERRISVGEGMVSVGDFSHTFSFEGSVVNLFYYRSDAVRRNVPNPIYMQGRQFHDILMKVPLDNNDLIDTWEGTVKAIGSTGAFNDWIRDFWFIGPAFTALNEGGQRISRIEVNGLNTESGPKGPVGVSRWRFSHGGSGMVDSISRWAELFPSDKLNRPAQVEAGFRSDSQGIEVKVDGEFPGVSVDAGGGLRRILNHPLIPLVHHGMVGKFNNFNVDAQLKVVLPKGYKIRYAAPQYRSQNLEEYRWSGGAYARWVEHVCKGGVGQFEILYAQ; encoded by the coding sequence ATGGCTCTTTTCGGCTCAAACGACGTGACGACCGCTCACTCCGATTATGAAATCGTACTTGAAGGCGGTTCCAGCTCCTGGGGAAAGGTGAAGGCTCGGGCTAAGGTCAACGCACCTCCGGCTAGCCCACTGCTTCCTGCAGACTGCGATGTTAAGCTGAATGTAAAACCGCTCGATCCGGCAAAAGGTTTCGTTCGCATCTCCGCCGTTTTCGAGTCGATTGTCGACAGCACAAAGAACAAGCTCACCATCGAAGCCGACATCGCCAACGAAACCAAGGAGAGAAGAATCTCCGTCGGTGAAGGCATGGTCTCGGTTGGTGACTTCAGCCATACCTTCTCCTTTGAAGGCTCTGTTGTGAACCTGTTCTACTACCGTTCCGACGCTGTCCGACGCAACGTGCCCAACCCGATCTACATGCAGGGCCGTCAGTTCCACGACATCCTCATGAAAGTTCCGCTCGACAACAACGACCTCATCGACACCTGGGAAGGCACTGTGAAAGCCATTGGCAGCACCGGTGCTTTCAACGACTGGATCCGTGACTTCTGGTTTATCGGTCCCGCCTTTACTGCTCTGAACGAAGGTGGTCAGAGAATTTCGAGGATCGAGGTCAACGGTCTGAACACCGAGAGTGGCCCCAAAGGTCCGGTCGGCGTTTCCCGCTGGCGCTTCTCGCACGGCGGTTCCGGTATGGTCGATTCCATCTCCCGCTGGGCAGAGCTCTTCCCGTCCGACAAGCTCAACAGGCCGGCACAGGTCGAAGCAGGTTTCCGTTCCGACTCTCAGGGTATCGAAGTCAAGGTTGACGGTGAATTCCCCGGCGTCTCGGTCGATGCAGGCGGCGGCCTCCGCAGAATCCTCAACCACCCGCTCATTCCGCTGGTTCACCACGGTATGGTCGGAAAGTTCAACAACTTCAACGTTGACGCCCAGCTCAAGGTCGTTCTTCCGAAGGGCTACAAGATTCGCTATGCCGCCCCTCAGTACCGTTCGCAGAACCTCGAAGAGTACCGCTGGAGCGGTGGCGCTTATGCCCGCTGGGTCGAGCACGTCTGCAAAGGTGGCGTCGGGCAGTTTGAAATTCTCTACGCCCAGTAA